From one Rhineura floridana isolate rRhiFlo1 chromosome 4, rRhiFlo1.hap2, whole genome shotgun sequence genomic stretch:
- the ZDHHC14 gene encoding palmitoyltransferase ZDHHC14 isoform X6: MLTQVKKTSKTGREINQKAKMQPDLDYTVTWKQKAASEGQAEKPEKPVLENQPEESPPPYVCPCPPSAPLTPLPLITETPEKSLYQPLPREESQGSPLEEGIENPRRSIRLIEKGLGKPNPESIHERNSESSRILPVRTVPAMIPAPDPIDPGKVAYKSVNTFTYVPFSSSDLLNWKNHGPSYEEEPEKFVDMVEGIVSAQNPTWSDIQQLQGYLMTTEQRMQIQVNLEEAAGKIARQEGVRDEDRTMYIARYAPTVNPRWDLSSGADRTAMRQYQQAFVEAVKKGRKRMMNMQKIHDVVQEKDESPGAFLERLFKAYRRYTPIDPEDERNRQTVVLAFVSQSAPDIRKKLQKAEGFEGMPLRQLKVLADKVFLNRDVEEKREQAKRMKEKANLLAAVLRPQESREQFPHPRPSLGRNQCAYCKKEGHWKN, translated from the coding sequence ATGTTAACTCAGGTCAAGAAGACTTCTAAGACAGGCCGTGAAATAAACCAGAAGGCCAAGATGCAGCCTGATCTTGATTATACTGTCACCTGGAAACAGAAGGCTGCCTCAGAAGGCCAGGCCGAGAAACCAGAAAAACCTGTTCTAGAAAATCAACCTGAAGAATCACCCCCACCATATGTGTGTCCTTGCCCACCTTCGGCACCGTTAACTCCGTTACCCCTTATAACTGAGACGCCAGAAAAATCCTTGTACCAGCCCTTACCCAGAGAAGAAAGCCAAGGAAGCCCCTTAGAGGAGGGCATTGAGAATCCCCGAAGGTCCATTCGGCTAATAGAAAAGGGATTAGGGAAACCCAATCCCGAGAGTATTCATGAAAGAAATTCCGAAAGCTCTAGAATCCTGCCTGTTCGTACGGTCCCAGCTATGATCCCCGCCCCAGACCCAATTGATCCCGGCAAAGTAGCCTATAAATCAGTCAATACTTTCACGTATGTGCCATTTAGTTCCTCCGATTTgcttaactggaaaaatcatggaCCATCATATGAGGAGGAACCGGAGAAATTTGTGGACATGGTTGAAGGCATAGTGTCAGCCCAGAACCCCACCTGGTCTGATATACAACAGTTACAGGGATATTTGATGACTACTGAGCAAAGAATGCAAATTCAGGTCAACTTAGAAGAGGCTGCAGGCAAGATTGCCAGGCAGGAAGGCGTGAGAGATGAAGATCGAACAATGTATATAGCCAGATATGCTCCGACTGTGAACCCTCGATGGGACCTTTCTAGTGGAGCGGACCGCACCGCTATGCGTCAGTATCAACAAGCCTTTGTGGAGGCAGTGAAGAAAGGGCGAAAGCGAATGATGAACATGCAAAAGATCCACGATGTAGTTCAGGAAAAGGATGAAAGCCCTGGGGCTTTTCTTGAACGACTTTTTAAGGCATACCGGAGATACACCCCCATTGACCCTGAGGATGAAAGGAACCGACAGACAGTGGTGCTGGCCTTCGTGTCCCAATCAGCACCAGACATCAGAAAGAAGTTACAGAAGGCCGAGGGCTTCGAAGGAATGCCCCTCAGACAGTTGAAGGTTCTAGCAGATAAAGTATTTCTCAATCGAGATGTGGAAGAGAAGCGGGAACAAGCGAAACGGATGAAGGAAAAAGCtaatcttcttgcagctgtcctgAGGCCCCAGGAGTCACGGGAACAATTCCCACACCCTCGTCCATCTTTAGGACGTAATCAATGTGCATATTGTAAAAAGGAAGGCCATTGGAAAAACTAA